From Xylocopilactobacillus apis, a single genomic window includes:
- the rsmG gene encoding 16S rRNA (guanine(527)-N(7))-methyltransferase RsmG, translating to MDPSEFTKVLEQISGIDAEKTAAQFALYYDMLIETNQKYNLTRITEVEEAYLKHFYDSIIPILKFKTSIFQSDMRICDVGTGAGFPGVPLKIIYPDVKLTLLDSSQKKLQFLKELTDKLHLTNVDFVWQRAEEFGQGEGREKYDLVVSRAVANLRVLSEYCLPLVRKGGYFLAYKGKNGDQEMIEAKDLIKTLGGNVKQELLIDLKQDDDSRSLFLIKKNTITPRKFPRSNSQIKASMKGYHAK from the coding sequence TTGGATCCAAGTGAATTTACAAAAGTTTTAGAACAAATTTCGGGAATTGATGCTGAGAAAACAGCAGCCCAATTTGCGCTATATTACGACATGCTAATTGAAACCAATCAGAAGTATAATTTAACACGAATTACTGAGGTGGAGGAAGCATATTTAAAACATTTTTATGACTCGATCATTCCTATTTTAAAGTTTAAAACATCAATTTTTCAATCAGATATGAGAATTTGTGATGTTGGAACCGGTGCAGGATTTCCAGGTGTCCCTTTAAAAATAATTTATCCAGATGTAAAATTAACTCTATTAGATTCTTCTCAAAAGAAATTACAATTTTTGAAAGAATTAACTGATAAGTTACATTTGACTAATGTTGATTTTGTATGGCAGCGGGCCGAAGAATTTGGACAAGGTGAAGGAAGAGAAAAGTATGATTTAGTTGTCTCTCGAGCAGTTGCTAATTTAAGAGTTCTTAGTGAATATTGTTTGCCTTTGGTAAGAAAAGGGGGATATTTCTTAGCTTATAAAGGCAAAAATGGTGATCAGGAAATGATCGAAGCCAAAGATTTAATCAAAACTTTAGGCGGTAATGTGAAGCAGGAATTATTGATAGATTTAAAGCAAGATGATGATTCTCGCTCGTTGTTTTTAATTAAAAAAAATACGATAACTCCTCGAAAATTTCCTCGATCTAATAGTCAGATTAAAGCTAGTATGAAAGGATACCATGCCAAATAA
- a CDS encoding 5-formyltetrahydrofolate cyclo-ligase, translated as MESKKKIREIQIKRLAEMDPDNKTTQANIITQLLKESTIYFNAQKIALFWSTELEIPTHNFIKDASKEKEIYLPTIGKNHHLIFRRYEENQPMQIIQGISEPMPSAVEIEPSKLDLIVVPGLTFSVINKFRLGFGGGYYDRILADYPGTTVSLVLNEQIVSDPSWPIESFDIPINYLYTTKGIY; from the coding sequence ATGGAATCAAAAAAGAAAATTAGAGAAATCCAAATTAAAAGATTAGCCGAAATGGACCCTGATAATAAGACAACTCAAGCTAATATAATCACTCAATTACTTAAAGAATCAACAATTTATTTTAATGCTCAAAAAATTGCCCTTTTTTGGAGCACGGAACTTGAAATTCCAACCCATAATTTTATAAAAGATGCCAGCAAAGAAAAAGAAATTTACTTGCCAACAATTGGGAAAAATCATCATTTAATTTTTCGCCGTTATGAGGAAAATCAACCCATGCAGATTATACAAGGGATTTCTGAACCAATGCCATCGGCAGTTGAAATTGAGCCTTCAAAATTAGATCTTATTGTGGTCCCAGGGCTAACTTTTTCTGTGATCAATAAATTTCGACTTGGTTTTGGCGGGGGATATTATGATCGTATTTTAGCTGATTATCCTGGTACTACGGTTTCGCTTGTATTGAATGAACAAATTGTTTCGGATCCCAGCTGGCCGATCGAATCTTTTGATATTCCGATCAACTATCTTTATACAACTAAAGGTATTTATTAA
- a CDS encoding 2,3-bisphosphoglycerate-dependent phosphoglycerate mutase yields MNKLVLVRHGESTSNRDNIFTGWNDVSLTEKGIKQAVQAGNKIKDAQIEFSEIHTSLLARAIETAYIIADTIDQSYLPIYKSWRLNERHYGALRGINKNEARKLYGKDKVAQWRRSLYAIPPLLSNPTFDRRYQNVPQDIRPRGESLEMSLKRVLIYFEDDIAPKLRQNQNILLVAHGSTIRVLIKYFDQITGDELDGVKVGNGSPIVYEFNHQLEVVDKEFL; encoded by the coding sequence ATGAATAAACTTGTTCTTGTTCGCCACGGAGAAAGTACGTCAAACCGTGACAATATTTTTACCGGCTGGAATGATGTATCTTTGACGGAAAAAGGAATTAAACAGGCGGTTCAGGCCGGTAATAAAATTAAAGATGCCCAAATAGAATTTTCTGAAATACATACTTCTCTGCTCGCAAGAGCAATTGAGACTGCTTATATCATTGCAGATACAATAGATCAAAGTTATTTACCTATTTATAAATCTTGGCGTTTAAACGAACGCCACTACGGAGCTTTAAGAGGTATTAACAAAAATGAAGCAAGAAAATTATACGGTAAAGATAAAGTAGCCCAATGGCGAAGAAGTCTTTATGCCATTCCTCCTCTATTATCTAATCCAACTTTTGACCGCCGATACCAAAACGTCCCTCAAGATATCAGACCTCGAGGGGAAAGTCTTGAAATGTCTCTTAAAAGAGTTCTTATCTATTTTGAAGATGATATTGCTCCTAAACTGAGACAAAATCAAAATATTTTATTAGTTGCTCATGGATCAACAATTAGAGTTTTAATTAAATATTTTGATCAAATTACTGGCGATGAACTTGATGGAGTTAAGGTTGGAAATGGATCTCCGATCGTTTACGAATTTAATCACCAGCTTGAAGTCGTAGACAAAGAATTTCTTTAA
- a CDS encoding BspA family leucine-rich repeat surface protein encodes MNKLVKRLGFFIVAIVSIAAIGIVLNNKQASKAADFPQNTANVNNGSVSRGGRLANKLTSIFSDPLEQLSLPKIQPRGISSVINSTVVTPGSFQMTGQSYWNDTDNRNEVNLTWVPPTNISGGYHVEKDTSPSFTTANEIGTNYGKHFKILNVAPRQLYGPINAATSKWFEQWMKQTNSRGTGPVDMGLFDITTVSLDSYNSDPNSILKNPNGTYKYDGIFFGAIDWNGYQDINETSYQATKAFGDTGRAITFGHDTIEGSADDSHGGDQHSGVPAHTYFNRFASLLGLKVSPAYHFVGSNKLKVATQGSLTKQPYFMDPTQIFSVSPSHSYASYYQYNSGAIRWLKYDEGSLAANHWAGGDAFVTYERDAGGNIIADNNWYLVSKNNYAQIQTGHTTGQCTPQEAEIIFNMIYYTSALNTSTTGKDITVTDDAAPNLPSVASSSSTATSVNLNIDAVDNSTDYYFRARADTSTGDSYSDIIKIPVKSGIKGYIYTVDSAPTGTPTVTRDPATQKVTNINLLPTAGGSTGTITFNRNNDYNKYLHILAVDNNDNVSAVKNISLNEYIWWKYESGTLTIYPHELNANLDTVSNGLTDPTIPNVNWPWNDYLTQINKVVISSGVTSKNSLYGIFAGMKNLTQITGLTNLNTTSVTNMRYMFQNCSSLLNIDVSSFDTSLVDDMSFMFDQCSSLNTIDVTNFDTSQVISMYRMFHFDTNLKNIYLNPTKFNTGNVINFNGLFEGDKNLLSIDVSHFDTHSGRFFEAMFSSCSSLTSLDLHSFDSSNVTNMNWMFYCNSGLTNIDLSSFRTPNLHVMESMFAGCSGLKKLDLSMFDTSNVVNWKYTFWSCTNLTELDLSPLTIKPTADTTSLFLNTPKLWKLKLGGNSKLGNSTSLADPTPGPPNGAINDLDKPVPPNPQYYATNPQWREALTPTTVHAPTGAVRTAAQIATDSQMRNDVRTYVWDQIGTQTLAATPGSIDLGTHMGALRNKEYKSSAQNLKITDNRNVRTGKRWHVEAAVTNPFKLTTDSTKVIRGNPLYYRNSTTGTVTHLLPTAQTLYSETATNTYQDVKNYPWTLSFKASPSDIPKAGRYNATVTFTLVNDTP; translated from the coding sequence ATGAACAAGTTAGTCAAAAGATTAGGATTTTTTATAGTTGCAATAGTAAGTATTGCAGCTATTGGAATTGTTTTAAACAATAAACAAGCGAGTAAAGCAGCAGATTTTCCACAAAACACAGCAAACGTAAATAATGGTAGCGTTTCCAGGGGGGGGCGTTTAGCTAACAAGCTTACATCCATTTTCAGTGATCCACTGGAACAATTATCACTCCCTAAAATACAACCAAGAGGAATCTCATCAGTAATTAATTCAACAGTTGTAACCCCAGGAAGTTTTCAGATGACTGGTCAGAGCTATTGGAATGATACTGATAATCGTAATGAGGTTAATTTAACATGGGTACCACCGACAAATATTAGCGGGGGATATCATGTTGAGAAAGATACTAGTCCATCATTTACAACAGCAAATGAAATTGGAACTAACTACGGTAAACACTTTAAAATCTTAAACGTCGCACCACGTCAGCTTTATGGACCGATTAATGCTGCGACTTCAAAATGGTTTGAACAATGGATGAAACAAACCAACTCACGTGGAACAGGCCCTGTTGATATGGGTCTATTTGATATTACGACAGTTTCGCTTGATAGCTACAATTCGGATCCTAACAGCATTTTAAAGAATCCAAATGGAACATATAAATATGATGGCATTTTTTTTGGAGCAATTGATTGGAATGGTTATCAAGATATTAACGAGACTTCTTATCAGGCTACTAAAGCTTTTGGAGATACTGGTCGGGCCATCACTTTTGGTCATGATACGATTGAAGGATCAGCTGATGATTCACACGGAGGAGATCAACATTCTGGTGTTCCTGCTCACACTTATTTTAATCGTTTTGCTTCCCTTTTAGGACTTAAGGTTTCTCCAGCGTATCACTTTGTCGGAAGTAATAAACTTAAAGTTGCAACTCAAGGATCTTTAACTAAACAGCCGTATTTTATGGATCCTACGCAAATTTTTTCAGTTTCTCCTTCACATAGTTATGCTTCTTACTATCAATATAATTCAGGAGCGATTCGGTGGTTGAAATATGACGAAGGTAGTTTAGCAGCTAATCACTGGGCTGGTGGGGACGCCTTTGTAACTTACGAACGTGACGCTGGCGGCAATATTATCGCAGATAATAACTGGTATCTCGTTTCAAAAAACAATTATGCTCAAATTCAAACTGGTCATACTACTGGGCAATGTACACCGCAGGAAGCAGAAATCATCTTTAACATGATTTACTATACTTCAGCCTTAAATACTAGTACGACTGGTAAAGATATTACGGTAACTGATGATGCGGCACCTAATTTACCAAGTGTTGCATCATCTTCTTCAACCGCTACGAGTGTTAATTTAAACATTGATGCAGTTGATAATTCTACGGATTATTATTTTAGAGCACGTGCTGATACATCTACAGGTGATTCTTATTCAGATATTATTAAGATTCCTGTAAAGAGTGGAATTAAGGGCTATATTTATACAGTCGATTCTGCGCCAACTGGAACGCCAACAGTTACGAGAGATCCAGCAACTCAGAAAGTCACAAATATTAATTTATTGCCAACAGCCGGAGGGAGTACGGGGACAATAACCTTTAATCGTAATAATGATTATAATAAATATCTCCATATTTTAGCAGTTGATAATAACGATAATGTTTCAGCGGTCAAGAATATAAGTTTAAATGAGTACATATGGTGGAAATACGAAAGTGGAACGTTAACCATCTATCCCCACGAGTTAAACGCAAATCTTGATACAGTAAGTAATGGCTTGACAGATCCAACCATCCCTAATGTTAATTGGCCTTGGAACGATTACCTTACTCAAATTAACAAAGTCGTAATAAGTTCGGGGGTTACCAGTAAAAACTCGTTATATGGTATTTTTGCTGGAATGAAGAATTTGACCCAAATTACAGGCTTAACAAACCTTAATACGACTTCTGTAACAAATATGAGATACATGTTTCAAAATTGTTCCTCTTTACTGAATATTGATGTTAGCAGTTTTGATACCAGCTTAGTGGACGATATGTCCTTTATGTTCGATCAATGTTCATCTTTAAATACAATTGATGTTACTAATTTCGACACTTCTCAGGTTATTAGTATGTACCGAATGTTTCATTTTGATACAAATCTAAAAAACATTTATCTTAATCCAACGAAGTTCAATACAGGAAACGTGATTAATTTTAATGGATTATTTGAAGGGGATAAGAATTTACTTAGTATAGATGTAAGTCACTTTGATACTCACAGTGGACGTTTCTTTGAAGCAATGTTTAGTAGCTGTTCATCGTTAACAAGTCTTGATTTACATAGCTTTGATTCGAGTAATGTTACAAACATGAATTGGATGTTTTATTGTAATTCAGGCTTAACAAATATTGATTTAAGCAGCTTTCGAACGCCAAACTTACATGTAATGGAATCAATGTTTGCGGGATGTTCAGGATTGAAGAAACTTGATCTTAGTATGTTTGATACATCTAATGTTGTTAATTGGAAATATACTTTTTGGAGTTGTACCAATTTGACTGAGTTAGATTTATCGCCACTAACAATAAAGCCTACTGCTGATACGACTTCGTTGTTTTTAAATACTCCAAAGTTATGGAAATTAAAACTAGGGGGAAATTCTAAGCTCGGAAATTCAACCTCATTAGCTGATCCGACTCCTGGGCCGCCAAACGGAGCAATTAACGATCTAGATAAACCAGTTCCGCCTAATCCGCAATATTATGCGACTAATCCACAGTGGCGTGAGGCGTTAACTCCGACAACAGTCCATGCTCCAACGGGGGCAGTGAGAACTGCAGCTCAGATTGCAACAGATTCACAAATGAGAAATGATGTCAGAACTTACGTCTGGGATCAGATTGGAACGCAAACATTAGCAGCAACTCCAGGCAGCATTGATTTGGGAACCCACATGGGGGCACTTAGAAATAAAGAATACAAAAGTTCAGCGCAAAATTTGAAAATAACAGATAACCGTAACGTGAGAACAGGTAAGCGATGGCATGTGGAAGCTGCGGTAACTAATCCGTTTAAGCTGACGACAGATTCAACGAAGGTTATCAGAGGTAATCCGTTGTATTATCGTAATTCTACAACTGGAACAGTTACGCATCTTCTTCCAACAGCACAGACACTTTATAGTGAAACAGCCACAAATACTTATCAAGATGTCAAGAACTATCCGTGGACACTGAGCTTCAAGGCAAGTCCGAGTGATATACCGAAAGCTGGGAGATATAATGCGACCGTGACATTTACTCTCGTGAACGATACACCTTAA
- a CDS encoding BspA family leucine-rich repeat surface protein, which translates to MNKYIKRLGYILIVIVTTIIFGIGLSFKQESRAADFPQNTAFEDNISNKQSKFPLSKENQFKPLDLTSRIIPPNTSSTVVRYGNFRMYGVGSWNDVNKRSEVTLNWTAPANVSGGYHIERDTSSSFTTAHDVGTNYGKRFQILNVAPRQLYGPINAATSKWFEQWMKQTNSRGTGPVDMGLFDITTVSLDSYNANPNSILKNPNGTYKYDGIFFGAIDWNGYQDINETSYQATKAFGDTGRAITFGHDTIEGSADDSHGGDQHSGVPCHTYFNRFAPLLGLKVSPAYHFVGSNKLKVATQGSLTQQPYFMDPTQIFSVSPSHSYASYYQYNSGAIRWLKYDESSLVANHWAGGDSAVTYERDASGKVIADNNWYLVSKNNYAQIQTGHTTGQCTPQEAEIIFNMIYYTSSLNTSTTGKDITVTDNAAPNLPSVASSSSTATSVSLNINAIDNSTDYYFRGRADTSVGNVYSDIIKVPVLSGIKGYVYSTDTNPSGAPAVNRDPATNRVTNINLLPSGGTSAGTLTFNRSTDYNKYVHVIAIDNNNNVSAVKTISLKDYIWWTYGAGILTIYPHVLNADVDATIDSSDPNLPVVVWPWHQYKSQLTKAVISPGVSGGRSLNNIFGSCTVMTSIEGLTNLNTTNVEDYTNMFNYCKSLTSLNFSNFNTVKSIVMFRFMRHCENITSLTYGPNFITNNVQNFGGFYEGMHKMTTFDLSHINTSSAKAMTGMFGDCPNLKTLDLSRFDTSKVSDMRYMFEFDYKLEELDLSSFSGASLTSMYYMFKDDTALKRLKFSTTLNTPQLTDLQHTFENCSSLSSLDLSRFTTNPNTTNMDQMFNGMTKLWQLKLGANTKLSSITGLGNPTAGTPITDLDKPVPPNPQYYATNPQWREALTPTTVHAPTGAAKTAAQIAADSRTRTDTRTYVWDQIGTQTLGATPGTIDLGTHLGALKNKEYKSSAQNINVTDNRNVRTGKRWHVEAAVTTPFKLTTDSTKVIRGNPLYYHNTTTGAVTHLLSTAQTLHSEIATSTYQDVKNYPWTLSFKAGPSDIPKAGRYNATVTFTLVNDTP; encoded by the coding sequence ATGAATAAATATATTAAAAGACTTGGATATATATTAATAGTTATAGTAACTACCATAATTTTTGGTATAGGGTTAAGTTTTAAACAGGAAAGTCGTGCAGCCGATTTTCCACAAAATACTGCTTTTGAAGATAACATTTCAAATAAACAGTCAAAATTCCCTTTATCTAAAGAGAATCAATTTAAGCCACTGGATTTAACATCAAGAATTATTCCGCCAAATACTAGTTCAACAGTTGTTCGTTATGGTAATTTTCGAATGTATGGAGTTGGTAGCTGGAATGATGTCAATAAACGTAGTGAAGTTACTTTAAATTGGACTGCACCAGCTAATGTTAGCGGGGGTTATCATATTGAAAGAGATACCAGTTCATCTTTTACAACGGCGCATGATGTTGGAACAAACTACGGTAAACGGTTTCAAATATTAAATGTTGCGCCACGACAGCTTTATGGACCGATTAATGCTGCGACTTCAAAATGGTTCGAACAATGGATGAAACAAACTAATTCACGTGGAACAGGTCCTGTTGATATGGGACTTTTTGATATTACAACAGTTTCGCTTGACAGCTATAATGCAAATCCTAATAGCATTTTAAAGAATCCAAATGGAACATATAAATATGATGGCATTTTTTTTGGAGCAATTGATTGGAATGGTTATCAGGATATCAACGAAACTTCTTATCAAGCCACTAAAGCTTTTGGTGATACCGGTCGAGCCATTACTTTTGGTCATGATACGATCGAAGGCTCAGCTGACGATTCACACGGAGGAGATCAGCATTCTGGTGTTCCATGTCATACCTATTTCAATCGTTTTGCTCCTCTTTTAGGACTTAAGGTTTCTCCAGCGTATCACTTTGTCGGAAGTAATAAACTTAAAGTTGCAACTCAAGGATCTTTAACTCAGCAGCCTTATTTTATGGATCCTACGCAAATCTTTTCGGTTTCTCCTTCACATAGTTATGCTTCTTATTATCAATATAATTCAGGAGCAATTCGTTGGTTAAAATATGATGAAAGCAGTTTAGTTGCCAATCACTGGGCTGGTGGGGACTCTGCTGTAACTTACGAACGAGATGCTAGTGGTAAAGTTATTGCCGATAATAATTGGTATCTTGTTTCAAAAAACAATTATGCTCAGATCCAGACTGGTCATACTACTGGTCAATGTACTCCTCAAGAAGCTGAGATTATTTTTAACATGATCTACTACACGTCAAGTCTTAATACCAGTACTACTGGTAAAGATATTACAGTAACTGATAATGCAGCACCTAATTTACCAAGTGTTGCGTCGTCGTCTTCAACGGCTACGAGTGTTAGTTTAAATATTAATGCGATTGATAATTCTACTGATTATTATTTTCGTGGTCGAGCTGATACTTCAGTTGGTAATGTATATTCAGATATTATAAAAGTCCCTGTATTAAGTGGCATTAAAGGATATGTTTATTCTACTGATACAAATCCTAGCGGAGCTCCTGCGGTAAACAGAGATCCAGCAACTAATAGAGTTACTAATATTAATTTATTGCCTTCTGGCGGCACTTCAGCGGGAACTCTGACTTTTAATCGAAGTACAGATTATAACAAGTACGTTCACGTAATAGCAATTGATAATAACAATAATGTATCTGCGGTTAAAACCATATCACTTAAAGACTATATTTGGTGGACTTATGGTGCCGGAATTTTAACGATTTATCCGCACGTCTTAAATGCTGACGTTGATGCAACAATTGATTCTAGTGATCCGAATTTGCCAGTGGTAGTTTGGCCTTGGCACCAATATAAATCTCAACTTACTAAAGCAGTAATCAGTCCAGGCGTTAGCGGTGGCCGATCTCTGAATAATATCTTTGGTTCTTGTACTGTGATGACTAGTATTGAAGGTTTAACTAATCTAAATACAACAAACGTCGAAGATTATACTAATATGTTTAATTATTGTAAAAGCTTAACTTCGCTAAATTTCTCAAACTTTAATACTGTTAAATCAATCGTTATGTTTCGTTTCATGAGACATTGTGAAAACATTACAAGTTTGACATATGGACCGAATTTCATCACGAATAATGTTCAGAACTTTGGTGGTTTTTATGAAGGAATGCATAAGATGACGACCTTTGATTTAAGCCATATTAATACAAGCAGTGCGAAAGCGATGACGGGAATGTTTGGGGACTGTCCGAATTTAAAAACGCTTGACTTAAGTCGCTTTGATACTTCAAAAGTGTCAGATATGCGGTACATGTTTGAATTTGATTATAAATTAGAAGAATTAGACTTAAGCAGCTTTAGTGGAGCGAGCTTAACTTCGATGTATTATATGTTTAAGGATGACACCGCGTTGAAGAGACTTAAGTTTAGCACTACGTTGAACACGCCGCAGTTAACGGATCTGCAGCATACATTTGAGAATTGTTCATCATTAAGCAGTTTAGACTTATCGAGGTTCACGACAAATCCTAATACCACAAATATGGATCAAATGTTTAATGGGATGACAAAATTGTGGCAGCTGAAGTTAGGAGCAAATACTAAGTTATCAAGTATAACTGGGTTAGGGAATCCGACAGCAGGAACTCCAATAACAGATTTAGACAAACCAGTTCCACCTAATCCACAATACTATGCGACTAATCCGCAGTGGCGGGAAGCATTGACTCCGACAACAGTCCATGCACCAACGGGAGCAGCCAAAACTGCAGCTCAGATTGCAGCAGATTCACGAACTAGAACTGATACAAGGACTTACGTTTGGGATCAGATTGGAACGCAGACATTAGGAGCAACTCCAGGCACAATTGATTTGGGAACCCACCTTGGAGCACTGAAAAATAAAGAATACAAAAGTTCAGCGCAAAATATCAATGTAACTGACAACAGAAATGTGAGAACAGGTAAGAGGTGGCATGTGGAAGCTGCGGTAACAACTCCGTTTAAGCTGACAACAGATTCGACAAAGGTCATCAGAGGTAATCCTTTGTATTATCACAATACAACAACGGGGGCAGTGACGCATCTTCTTTCAACAGCACAAACGCTTCACAGCGAGATCGCCACGAGTACTTATCAAGATGTGAAAAATTATCCATGGACATTGAGCTTTAAGGCAGGCCCAAGTGATATTCCTAAAGCTGGGAGATATAATGCGACCGTAACATTTACGTTAGTGAATGACACACCTTAA
- the rplL gene encoding 50S ribosomal protein L7/L12, giving the protein MALDVQGIIEQLKGASILELNDLVKGIEEEFGVTAAAPVAAAGGAGGGDAAAKDSFDVELTEAGQEKVKVIKAVREITGQGLKESKGLVDGAPSIVKEGATEEEANKIKEQLEEVGATVTLK; this is encoded by the coding sequence ATGGCTTTAGACGTACAAGGAATTATTGAACAACTTAAGGGTGCATCTATCCTTGAATTAAATGACTTAGTAAAAGGTATTGAAGAAGAATTTGGCGTAACTGCAGCAGCTCCTGTTGCAGCAGCTGGTGGTGCTGGCGGTGGCGATGCTGCTGCTAAAGACTCATTTGATGTTGAGTTAACAGAAGCTGGCCAAGAGAAAGTTAAAGTTATCAAAGCAGTTCGTGAAATCACTGGCCAAGGTTTGAAAGAATCTAAAGGCTTAGTTGATGGTGCTCCTTCAATCGTTAAAGAAGGTGCTACTGAAGAAGAAGCTAACAAGATCAAAGAACAGTTAGAAGAAGTTGGCGCTACAGTAACTCTTAAATAA
- the rplA gene encoding 50S ribosomal protein L1 codes for MAKRGKNYKKALESIEKNKTYTAEEAIKLVKETSYTKFDSSVQVAYNLSVDPKQADQNIRGALVLPNGTGKTKKVIVFATGEQAHEAEAAGADEVGDDDLLQKVKDGYMDFDVVVATPQMMAKVGQLGKILGPRGLMPNPKTGTVTNDVKKAVENVKAGQVNYRVDRQGIISVPIGKVSFDVDKLNENFKALNEAILRAKPSSAKGIYMKSVSVHSTMGPGVKVDASTIG; via the coding sequence ATGGCAAAAAGAGGAAAAAATTATAAAAAGGCTTTAGAAAGCATTGAAAAGAACAAAACTTACACTGCTGAAGAAGCAATTAAATTAGTTAAAGAAACTTCATACACGAAGTTTGATTCATCAGTTCAGGTTGCTTACAATCTTTCAGTTGATCCTAAGCAAGCTGACCAAAATATCAGAGGCGCATTGGTATTACCAAATGGTACTGGTAAAACTAAGAAAGTCATTGTTTTTGCAACAGGCGAACAAGCTCACGAAGCAGAAGCAGCTGGCGCTGATGAAGTTGGTGATGATGACTTACTTCAAAAAGTTAAAGACGGCTACATGGATTTTGATGTTGTTGTTGCAACACCACAAATGATGGCTAAAGTTGGTCAATTAGGTAAGATTTTAGGACCTCGTGGTTTAATGCCAAACCCTAAGACTGGCACAGTTACTAACGATGTTAAAAAAGCTGTTGAAAATGTTAAAGCTGGTCAGGTTAACTATCGTGTTGATCGTCAAGGAATTATTTCTGTACCAATTGGTAAAGTTTCATTTGATGTCGATAAGTTAAATGAAAACTTTAAAGCACTTAATGAAGCAATTTTAAGAGCAAAACCTTCTTCTGCTAAAGGAATTTACATGAAGAGTGTTTCAGTTCATTCAACAATGGGCCCTGGCGTTAAGGTTGATGCTTCAACAATTGGCTAA
- the rplK gene encoding 50S ribosomal protein L11 has product MAKKVANVVKLQIPAGKATPAPPVGPALGQAGVNIVGFTKDFNARTADQAGMIIPVVITVYEDRSFDFITKTPPAAILLKKAAKIEKGSGEPNTNKVATVKRDQVKQIAETKMQDLNAADIEAAMRMVEGTARSMGITVED; this is encoded by the coding sequence GTGGCAAAAAAAGTTGCAAACGTAGTTAAATTGCAAATACCTGCAGGTAAAGCTACACCTGCTCCTCCAGTTGGCCCTGCTTTAGGTCAAGCTGGAGTTAATATTGTTGGTTTTACAAAGGATTTTAATGCTCGTACTGCGGATCAAGCAGGAATGATCATTCCTGTAGTAATCACAGTTTATGAAGATCGTTCTTTTGATTTCATCACAAAGACGCCACCTGCTGCGATTCTTTTGAAGAAAGCAGCTAAAATTGAAAAGGGCTCTGGTGAACCAAATACCAACAAAGTGGCAACAGTTAAACGTGATCAAGTTAAACAAATTGCCGAAACCAAAATGCAAGACTTAAACGCAGCTGATATTGAAGCAGCTATGCGCATGGTCGAAGGTACTGCCCGTTCAATGGGAATTACGGTTGAAGACTAA